From Streptomyces sp. NBC_00237, a single genomic window includes:
- a CDS encoding enoyl-CoA hydratase/isomerase family protein translates to MSVRSTESAGSVRVDRDKGTGVAVVTLDREAKLNAIDLPMAAELASTWRELRFDETVRAAVLTGAGARAFCTGIDRSVDVPQPSSPYSVDDPLLTIGPKANDLWKPVIAAVRGMACGGAFYLLGEAEFVVAGEGATFFDPHTTYGMVSAHETALLAQRMPYGEVARTALMGTAERMSARRAYEVGFVSELTPDGGELEAAVRSAEVIAGYPTEAVQGTVRAVWATKEGARAQAYAQAPQLIALGNLPAERQAELFGKRGADFRMR, encoded by the coding sequence ATGAGCGTGCGCAGCACAGAAAGCGCAGGAAGCGTACGAGTGGACCGCGACAAGGGCACCGGGGTCGCGGTCGTCACGCTGGACCGCGAGGCGAAGCTGAACGCGATCGATCTGCCGATGGCAGCTGAACTCGCCTCCACCTGGCGGGAGTTGCGCTTCGACGAGACCGTGCGGGCGGCCGTCCTGACCGGCGCGGGGGCGCGGGCCTTCTGCACCGGGATCGACCGCTCGGTGGACGTCCCGCAGCCCTCTTCCCCGTACTCCGTCGACGATCCGCTCCTCACCATCGGCCCGAAGGCGAACGACCTGTGGAAGCCGGTGATCGCGGCGGTGCGCGGGATGGCGTGCGGCGGGGCGTTCTACCTGCTGGGCGAGGCGGAGTTCGTGGTGGCGGGCGAGGGCGCGACCTTCTTCGATCCGCACACGACGTACGGCATGGTCAGCGCGCACGAGACCGCGCTGCTCGCGCAGCGGATGCCGTACGGGGAAGTGGCCAGGACGGCGCTGATGGGGACGGCCGAGCGGATGTCGGCACGGCGGGCCTACGAGGTGGGGTTCGTCTCGGAACTCACCCCTGACGGGGGCGAGTTGGAGGCGGCCGTGCGCTCGGCGGAGGTGATCGCCGGGTACCCGACGGAGGCCGTGCAGGGGACGGTCCGGGCGGTGTGGGCGACGAAGGAGGGGGCGCGGGCGCAGGCGTACGCGCAGGCGCCGCAGTTGATCGCGCTGGGGAATCTTCCGGCGGAGCGGCAGGCGGAGCTGTTCGGGAAGCGGGGGGCCGACTTCCGGATGCGCTGA
- a CDS encoding Zn-ribbon domain-containing OB-fold protein — protein MPNSTDSATGLLSPAVDADGAPFWEYAAQGELRVQSCAEADCGELRFPPRPCCPHCHSFASTWRLMSGRGTIWSYVVPHPPLLPAYAAQAPYNAVIVELADAPRIRLVGNIVASADAALDSVDPGRLRIGARVRVAFSELPDGTTVPRWLLERP, from the coding sequence TTGCCGAACTCGACGGACTCCGCGACCGGCCTCCTCTCCCCCGCCGTCGACGCCGACGGGGCCCCCTTCTGGGAGTACGCCGCCCAGGGCGAGCTCCGCGTCCAGTCCTGCGCCGAGGCCGACTGCGGCGAGCTGCGCTTCCCGCCCCGCCCGTGCTGCCCGCACTGCCACTCCTTCGCCTCGACGTGGCGGCTGATGAGCGGGCGCGGCACGATCTGGTCGTACGTCGTGCCCCATCCGCCCCTCCTGCCCGCCTACGCGGCACAGGCCCCGTACAACGCGGTGATCGTGGAGCTGGCGGACGCCCCGCGCATCCGGCTCGTCGGCAACATCGTCGCCTCAGCGGACGCGGCGCTCGACTCGGTCGATCCGGGGCGGCTGCGGATCGGGGCGCGGGTGCGGGTGGCGTTCAGCGAACTGCCGGACGGGACGACGGTCCCGCGCTGGCTGCTGGAGCGGCCATGA
- a CDS encoding lipid-transfer protein translates to MPAALKDATAIVGIGQTAFAKQLPQSEKELACRAILAALDDAGIDPAEVDGFASYTMEETDEVEVAKAVGTGDLTFFSKVGFGGGGSCATVGHLASAIATGQASVGVAWRSRKRGSGPRPWKNKAVQLPTPAQWTRPFGLLRPADEIGMLARRYLHEYGATRDHLFNVALACRNRANQNPAAMMYERPLTRDMYMNARWISEPLCLFDNCLETDGALACVIVSAERARDCRRKPVYVHSVAQGLPAQHHGMVNYWNDDPLTGPAWTAARHLWKQADFGPDDVDVAQIYDAFTPLIPLSLEGYGFCGRGEGAAFTEGGALESGGRLPINTGGGGLSEAYVHGFNLINEGVKQLRGTSTAQVPDASTCLVTAGEGVPTSALLLRS, encoded by the coding sequence ATGCCAGCAGCACTCAAGGACGCGACTGCGATAGTCGGGATAGGGCAGACCGCATTTGCCAAACAACTCCCGCAGAGCGAGAAGGAGTTGGCCTGCCGGGCGATCCTCGCCGCACTCGACGACGCGGGAATCGACCCTGCCGAGGTCGACGGCTTCGCCTCGTACACCATGGAGGAGACGGACGAGGTCGAGGTCGCGAAGGCTGTCGGCACCGGGGACCTCACCTTCTTCTCCAAAGTGGGCTTCGGGGGCGGCGGTTCGTGCGCGACCGTCGGCCACCTCGCCTCCGCGATAGCGACCGGGCAGGCGAGCGTCGGGGTCGCCTGGCGTTCGCGGAAGCGCGGGAGCGGGCCAAGGCCCTGGAAGAATAAGGCGGTTCAGCTTCCCACCCCCGCCCAGTGGACCCGCCCCTTCGGCCTCCTGCGCCCCGCCGACGAGATCGGCATGCTCGCCCGCCGCTACCTGCACGAGTACGGCGCGACCCGCGACCACCTCTTCAACGTCGCCCTCGCCTGCCGCAACCGGGCGAACCAGAATCCCGCCGCCATGATGTACGAGCGCCCCCTGACCCGGGACATGTACATGAACGCCCGCTGGATCAGCGAACCCCTCTGCCTCTTCGACAACTGCCTGGAGACGGACGGCGCGTTGGCGTGCGTGATCGTCAGCGCGGAGCGGGCCCGTGACTGCCGAAGGAAGCCCGTGTACGTGCACTCCGTCGCCCAGGGCCTGCCCGCCCAGCACCACGGCATGGTCAACTACTGGAACGACGACCCGCTGACCGGGCCTGCCTGGACCGCCGCCCGACACCTGTGGAAACAGGCCGACTTCGGGCCGGACGACGTGGACGTGGCGCAGATATACGACGCGTTCACGCCTCTCATCCCGCTCTCCCTGGAGGGGTACGGCTTCTGCGGGCGCGGCGAAGGGGCCGCCTTCACGGAGGGCGGGGCGCTGGAGAGCGGCGGGAGGCTGCCCATCAACACGGGCGGCGGCGGCCTCAGCGAGGCGTACGTCCACGGCTTCAACCTCATCAACGAGGGCGTCAAGCAGCTCCGAGGCACCTCCACCGCCCAGGTCCCCGACGCCTCCACCTGCCTGGTCACGGCGGGCGAGGGCGTGCCGACTTCCGCACTGCTCCTGAGGAGTTGA